In Elgaria multicarinata webbii isolate HBS135686 ecotype San Diego chromosome 19, rElgMul1.1.pri, whole genome shotgun sequence, a genomic segment contains:
- the PRRT1B gene encoding proline rich transmembrane protein 1B, with protein MDREAEPTGASPPDHRRGEEREVELRSSTERTTPPGVTDSEAQTESTPEPRLYVPPVPVTGIANPGFTEDPPPYSPPDPKTVHLLYPSFPTNMPGQGAIFFQPAPLQQALNRTADALPESYPFTIYNSSLFSEIPIEVEQERPPKDYMVESVLVMIFCCLLTGVMAFVYSDEARTAVSQGDLVRAKAASRKARLLVAVSLFFGFFVSSSWVIYVVMTLYE; from the exons ATGGACAGAGAAGCAGAGCCGACGGGAGCATCTCCTCCAGAccacaggagaggagaggagagagaggtggAGCTCCGCTCTTCGACAGAGCGCACCACGCCTCCCGGAGTCACGGATTCAGAGGCTCAAACCGAATCCACCCCAGAACCGAGGTTGTACGTGCCACCCGTACCTGTTACTGGGATCGCCAATCCTGGCTTTACAGAAGACCCTCCGCCGTATTCTCCCCCAGACCCAAAGACCGTCCACCTGCTGTATCCGTCGTTCCCGACCAACATGCCTGGGCAAGGAGCCATTTTTTTCCAGCCGGCCCCTCTGCAACAGGCCCTGAATCGGACGGCGGATGCGCTTCCCGAATCGTACCCTTTCACCATT TACAACAGCTCCCTCTTCAGCGAGATCCCCATAGAGGTTGAGCAGGAGCGCCCGCCCAAAGATTACATGGTGGAATCCGTGCTGGTGATGATCTTCTGCTGCTTGTTGACTGGAGTGATGGCATTTGTTTACTCCGATGAG GCGCGAACTGCCGTCAGCCAAGGAGACCTTGTCCGTGCCAAGGCAGCCTCCCGGAAAGCTCGTCTGCTAGTCGCGGTCAGCCTGTTCTTTGGCTTCTTCGTTTCCAGCAGCTGGGTGATCTACGTCGTGATGACGCTCTACGAGTGA